From Mesotoga infera, one genomic window encodes:
- a CDS encoding ABC transporter permease subunit, translating into MAVERRKYWLRHVVLIAIVVVVLFPMVWLVSTSIRRDQAAFSSNLFSSRVTFQHYRNLLFPERSVGRLILDLQSATYATGDYRGRSQEDLKKTVEKFLAKFDSLMDESVDKVAVVEKGTTSIENSLIDKESGIIEEMNELRLKDKNLFEERLKEIGEVSEVRTAYAIGEILQTTSPSLDRDYQFYLDLLGERAASISDSLERYRELYEEVFLGRDETLNAIETLEFENKAEVVSSLESIQNYISLSEIDYSEWRKVEWLRVINRYLRDVESSMPEDRAAELNRIRTSLYDSFKSASEAWEVATEAGEGVSEELSSLAGEAFGAKYYEYIEANERLLAVQSAIEAARKSLAVSESALAELEDSLQVAMPTLVSETRKLSALILPLQIVISKGIESRTAVTEAKLLDSLNEIVSARETIDTVQDQLSQMENVRELSAVLSELSGEMAWFSDNRETLSSASANSEVSNGIDVINTALSNLSRILPVLETSVSEYVEVSEKTIELRAELESLEEESELLGEKISSLQEEADRAEDEYAKALEAINIRTAMLSVEEEINFLDEARDYVLSLTGVLNDYFKIRSSTRYRTLAWYDDFARANTEAKEGTDLLNQLISNMRSMKDELALKVNNYIDLRFLGTSVTLEDFGKMQETYNSLFQQVNAKYQRASRLISDLIEKPASYSSSYSEDLREIDKALFRTNQIWAQKESTYFYFVRWLLNSVMVALSVSLISVAVASLAAYPFSRMRFRGRKQGLLGLLLIQMFPTIMFMVALYALLQFMGSVLPFLGLNTLGGLIFAYSGGIAFNIWLIKGYYDTISNSLEEAAMIDGATKFQAFSKVILPLARPILAVVAILTFMNIFNEYLIARILLQDMNKWTYAVGLWQFSGRFETSWGPFTAAALIGAVPMVIFFLVLQDY; encoded by the coding sequence ATGGCCGTTGAGAGAAGGAAGTACTGGCTAAGACACGTCGTCTTGATCGCCATTGTTGTTGTTGTCCTCTTCCCAATGGTCTGGCTCGTAAGCACATCGATAAGGAGAGATCAGGCCGCATTTTCATCGAACCTCTTCTCTAGCAGGGTTACTTTCCAGCATTACAGAAATCTTCTCTTTCCCGAGAGAAGTGTGGGAAGGCTGATTCTCGATCTGCAAAGCGCTACATACGCCACAGGAGATTATAGAGGAAGAAGTCAAGAGGATCTTAAGAAAACTGTGGAGAAGTTTCTCGCCAAGTTCGACTCACTCATGGATGAAAGCGTTGACAAGGTTGCCGTAGTCGAAAAAGGCACGACCTCTATAGAGAACTCCTTGATAGACAAAGAGAGCGGAATCATTGAGGAAATGAACGAACTGAGGCTCAAAGACAAAAACCTTTTCGAAGAAAGGCTTAAAGAGATCGGCGAAGTCAGTGAAGTGAGAACAGCATATGCGATCGGCGAAATTCTTCAAACGACGTCCCCTTCTCTGGATAGAGATTATCAGTTCTACCTTGATTTGCTTGGTGAGAGAGCAGCCTCTATCTCTGACTCTCTTGAAAGATACAGGGAACTCTATGAAGAAGTCTTTCTTGGCAGGGACGAGACATTGAACGCAATCGAGACTCTCGAGTTTGAGAATAAGGCCGAAGTAGTCAGTTCCCTAGAGTCGATTCAAAACTACATATCTCTGTCCGAAATAGATTACTCGGAATGGAGAAAGGTGGAATGGCTGAGAGTGATCAACAGATATCTCAGGGATGTTGAATCGTCTATGCCGGAAGACCGGGCCGCCGAATTGAATCGAATTAGAACAAGTCTCTACGATTCCTTCAAATCGGCCAGTGAAGCTTGGGAAGTTGCAACAGAGGCCGGTGAAGGCGTCTCAGAGGAGTTGTCCTCTCTTGCAGGAGAAGCTTTCGGCGCAAAGTACTACGAATATATCGAGGCGAATGAAAGGCTATTGGCCGTGCAGAGCGCAATAGAGGCAGCCAGGAAGTCACTTGCGGTCTCGGAATCTGCATTGGCAGAACTGGAAGACTCACTGCAGGTGGCCATGCCCACACTGGTATCGGAGACCAGAAAGCTGTCTGCCTTGATTCTCCCATTGCAAATCGTAATCTCGAAGGGTATCGAAAGCCGAACGGCAGTCACAGAAGCTAAACTATTGGATTCACTGAATGAGATCGTTTCTGCAAGGGAGACCATTGATACCGTTCAAGATCAGCTATCGCAGATGGAGAACGTCCGGGAGCTTTCCGCAGTTCTTTCCGAACTGTCTGGAGAAATGGCCTGGTTCTCAGACAACAGAGAAACTCTATCAAGCGCCTCAGCAAACTCCGAAGTCTCAAATGGAATAGATGTAATAAATACCGCTCTATCGAATCTCTCTCGTATCCTGCCGGTTCTGGAGACTAGTGTCTCGGAGTACGTTGAAGTCTCAGAAAAGACAATAGAACTGAGGGCTGAACTGGAATCTTTGGAAGAGGAAAGCGAGCTTCTGGGCGAGAAGATCTCCTCACTTCAGGAAGAGGCAGACAGAGCAGAGGATGAATACGCAAAGGCTCTGGAAGCGATAAACATAAGAACGGCCATGTTGTCTGTGGAAGAGGAGATCAACTTCCTGGATGAGGCCAGAGACTATGTGCTGAGTCTTACAGGCGTATTGAATGACTATTTCAAGATAAGATCCTCAACCCGCTACAGAACGCTCGCCTGGTACGATGATTTTGCAAGGGCGAACACAGAGGCAAAAGAGGGAACGGACCTGTTGAATCAGCTGATTTCCAATATGAGGTCTATGAAGGATGAACTCGCTTTGAAGGTGAACAACTACATAGATCTTAGATTTCTAGGAACTTCAGTGACACTGGAAGACTTTGGAAAGATGCAGGAAACATACAATTCCCTTTTTCAACAAGTCAACGCAAAATACCAGCGCGCCTCCAGGCTAATATCCGATCTGATCGAGAAACCTGCCTCTTACTCGTCTTCATATTCCGAAGATTTGAGAGAGATTGACAAAGCCCTTTTCAGGACCAATCAGATCTGGGCTCAGAAGGAGAGCACCTACTTCTACTTCGTCAGATGGCTGCTGAATTCGGTTATGGTGGCCCTGTCCGTATCGCTTATCAGCGTCGCTGTCGCCTCTCTTGCGGCCTACCCGTTTAGCAGGATGAGATTCCGTGGAAGAAAACAGGGGCTCCTCGGTTTGCTGTTGATCCAGATGTTCCCGACGATAATGTTCATGGTTGCGCTGTACGCATTGCTGCAGTTTATGGGGAGCGTGCTTCCCTTCCTGGGGCTTAACACACTCGGTGGGTTGATTTTCGCTTATTCCGGTGGAATAGCCTTCAACATCTGGCTGATAAAGGGATATTATGACACGATCTCAAACTCGCTCGAAGAGGCCGCAATGATCGACGGGGCAACGAAATTCCAGGCCTTTTCAAAGGTGATTTTACCGCTTGCCAGACCGATTCTGGCTGTTGTGGCTATTCTGACGTTTATGAACATCTTCAACGAGTATTTGATTGCCAGGATACTTCTCCAGGATATGAACAAATGGACTTACGCGGTGGGACTCTGGCAGTTTTCGGGAAGATTCGAGACAAGCTGGGGACCATTTACTGCAGCGGCTCTCATCGGTGCAGTCCCTATGGTGATCTTCTTCCTGGTGTTACAGGATTACAT